The Thermococcus sp. EP1 DNA segment TCCTTTCGGGGAAATGTATGTCATTAAGGGAGTATAAACCTCTCCTTCTTTGCTTATGTGCTCCTCAAAGGCTTTCTTAACGAGTTTAGCACAAGTTAGGGAGGCATCAGTAATGATGACCTTCTTCAATTTTGAATTCTTCTTTCTTTTACTGAACTGTCTTAAAAAGCCCAAAATGGCTTCGATGGCTGGTGCCCCAGAATTAATGAACTCATCAAAGATAACAAAGTCAGCTTTTGCCAAGATTTTTGGTGTCCCCGAGTGGACGAAATAGGAGAAAGCTTGGGACGTTGCGAGGATTACGTTAGTCTCATCGTTTAAAGCCTCTAAGAGTTTTCTTGTTGCTGATTTAGAATCCTCGTCGAACCGGGGTACCTCATAAAATGTGTCCACCTTTTCCAACTCAACCTCCCAATCAGAGAACGTCTTAGATATTTTTATAGAATCTCCCAAAGCTTTTCTCAAGTTCTTCTCGAGCTCGATTAGAATCCTCTTCCTCGGAGCCACGAAGAGAACCTTTAATTTCTCATTATATGAGTGAAGCATCTTAATGTGGTTGCTGAGGGTCCAGTTTTTTCCTATCCCTTGATCTGATGCGTTTATAACCACATCGTAATCTCTATTTAAGAGTTCCTTGAATTTCTCTGCGTGCTCATTTCTTATTCTCTCGATGTCCGTGAACTTAAAGTCCACATCCACCTTCCAGAAGCGCGTTTCTCTAAATGCCTTGTGGTGCTTAAGGCGAATCTCAACTTTCTTACTATCATCAACTAGGTAGTAGCCATCCTCTCGGTGGGTTATGTAACCCCTCGTTGACTTTAGGTGTTCAAGCAGAAGTACTCTTTCCTTCTTTCCAATTCCAAGGGGTGTTGCTTTCTCCGCTATTGTGAGGATTATGTTCTCCCACTCCCTGAGGGCCTCGTAGTTTTCCAATGTAAGAGCAGAGTAGCCCTGTGGAAAAGCAGCAACTGCTTTTATTGGAAAAACATCTATGAGAGTAGCGTATCTCAGCACTTTCATGTACTTCATAAGCACTGAGAATAGTCCTTTGTAGTTCCAAATGGGTAGATGGTTAATCCTATGCAAGAGTTCCTCTCTATTGTAAAAGTCAAAATTCAGCTGCCAAACCACACTCGTTAAATCCCTCTCAAAGAAGCCCATGTAGGTCTTAAAATCGCCGACTGCTTTTATGCTCTCTCCTTCGATGATAATGAAGTCGGGGTATAGTTTGGCCACCTTTGGTTGGAGTAGAAAATCACCATTGCTCCATTCGAGAAGTTCCCTGCCTACTTCATGTCCAAGCCTAAGGAGAGCTACTATGTTTCTTTTGTCAACTTCACTTAGAGCTTTTCTAATATCATCTTCCCCGAATTTTACTCTTCTCTCATGCTGAATGACGTTAAGATAAATCTCCAAAAAGCTCTCAAAGCCTTTGTTTAATTCTTCATTGACTATCTTGTTGTAATACTTGGTGTACTTAAGGGCGAGCTCTTTGTATTGATTTTTCTCTTCATCATCGAGATCAAAGAACTCTTCCCAATCGTTTAACTGCTTAATCATGTATCCCCTTTGTGTCTCCGCTATTCCTGCATTCACCCCAATTTCAAAAGCCTCCCCGTAGAGGGTAGAAATGAGTTTAATACTCTCACTATTCATTATCCTTCGCCCCCAAGAGCAATAGTGAGGGTCTCATAATCCTTCTAACTGGATCTGGATAGGGTGTGTGAAAGAGCCTTTTTATTCCAACGAAGCTGGCTCCTCCTTTCTCATCCTCGAACGTTAAGAGTGGATAAATTTCTTCCTCCGGAAGCTCCCTTTCTAGAGAAAACACCATGACAGGCCTTCTGTATGTTATTTTTTCATTGCTTTTCTTACTTATGAACACTTTACCTTTGATTCCAAAATTAAAGTCTGCTATTACACCATCGTAGTTTGTCGATGTCAGTGCGGATTTTAATCTCTCTTTGTGAAGCTTATCTGCATCAAGGACTAAGCTGTCCATATCAAAGAAAAGAACGTCCTTGTTCTTGGTGTCCTTTAAGATGCTCTCGTATTCACGGGGGTGGTTCTTCAGGTTTTGAATGCTTAATAAAACAAGTCCTTCTTTTTTGTACTCTTTTATTAGCTTATCGAGCATTTTAACGACGTTGCTAGAGCTCTTCATATCTCCAAGGGGATTATCCTTGTAAGCCACATGCTTTATTAGTTGAGCCCTGACGTTTTTCCCAATCTCTGTCAGCCCATATCTGACAACTCTAATAATCCGTATGAACTTTGCCTGTCTCCCTTTACTCTCGAGGCTCTGATTTATG contains these protein-coding regions:
- a CDS encoding DEAD/DEAH box helicase family protein, with translation MNSESIKLISTLYGEAFEIGVNAGIAETQRGYMIKQLNDWEEFFDLDDEEKNQYKELALKYTKYYNKIVNEELNKGFESFLEIYLNVIQHERRVKFGEDDIRKALSEVDKRNIVALLRLGHEVGRELLEWSNGDFLLQPKVAKLYPDFIIIEGESIKAVGDFKTYMGFFERDLTSVVWQLNFDFYNREELLHRINHLPIWNYKGLFSVLMKYMKVLRYATLIDVFPIKAVAAFPQGYSALTLENYEALREWENIILTIAEKATPLGIGKKERVLLLEHLKSTRGYITHREDGYYLVDDSKKVEIRLKHHKAFRETRFWKVDVDFKFTDIERIRNEHAEKFKELLNRDYDVVINASDQGIGKNWTLSNHIKMLHSYNEKLKVLFVAPRKRILIELEKNLRKALGDSIKISKTFSDWEVELEKVDTFYEVPRFDEDSKSATRKLLEALNDETNVILATSQAFSYFVHSGTPKILAKADFVIFDEFINSGAPAIEAILGFLRQFSKRKKNSKLKKVIITDASLTCAKLVKKAFEEHISKEGEVYTPLMTYISPKGEIQGEIVESFKVGTLNFAYYRRLLDFPLNFYALGFYFEGYLPDWERLLRDLSTLLWKHGKVNLWEHLKQNKVIFYIDNKVYVEDLAKYLSEKGYKTVAIHSGTVDKLIDLDANVAGTSTLAFGSNLENHEILIVLPPYKGHNYEDRAYKVELFRQVIKRMRGKEKQLKHVVFVGFANQENGQSIEFHRAKNFIANVLTNRKFHVLLPMHSGDVLFTIFAGMPREKTKIPLERFLRDYMPKLKRILYASGFSVHETFTVSFGEEKTIELPIPYVVYRLDKWRLAKQFGVEVEVTGKGERAKEEFFRVLDDDSFNDELLTLYQLVKGRSEKEVSKAKEFFKDEFNGLNTYQIAHYLTERLTPKYILATYSSILLVSSMYPVYSPDWKDLRLVESPLYKVFLGDSKYIEIPVIVKDGPFEAPGVLIHHPAIETPATREGKTFEEKIRFILRKERLKENTLFLPNLWRML